CAAGATCATTGCAATTGTCAGGGACCAAATTACCATTATACCCAGGGGGAATACCGTTATCCGAAATAATGACCATGTTTTTTTTATTTCAAATAAAAAAGCTGTTTCCTCCATTGTAGAACTTTTAGGCCAGCAGAAAGTAATGATCAAAAATATTATGATCATTGGAGGAGATGATATGGCCTATACCACAGCATTGAAATTGGAGAATGAATACCGGGTCACTTTGGTACATAGGGATAAAGAGCGGTGTAAATGGCTATCCGAAAGGTTGAACCATACATTGGTCATCAATGGGGATTATAAAAATATTGAATTGTTGATTGAAGAAGGTTTGGAAAAAATGGAGGCCTTTATTTCCCTGACAGAATCTTCCGAAACCAATATCATTACTTCATTGAGCGCCAAAAATCATGGTGTTTATAAGGCTATTGCACACGTAGATACAAGAGAATATATCCATATTTCACACAGTATCGGCGTGGATTCCCTGATCAATAAAAAACTGGTTGCTGCCAATCAGGTAACCCGCTTTTTAAGAAAAGGAAAAGTTGAAGCTGTTTCAGGAATTTATGGAGTAGATGCGGAAATCATCCAGTACATGATCACCAAAAATAACCGTGTTACCAAAAATCCACTGAAGGATCTTTATTTTCCCGAAACCGCCATTGTTGCAGGGGTAATTCGGGGAGAGGAAGTGTACATCCCAGATGGAGATTTTATTTTGGCATTGAATGACAAAGTGATTGTTTTGGCGCTTCCGGCAGCTAAGGTTTCACTTGAAAAATTCTTCCATTGATCTATGATCCACTTTAAAGCCATCGGAAAAGTGATGGGAGCATTATTGATGCTGTTTGCGTTGATGATGCTTCCAGGTGCCGGATTTGCTTATTATTTTGGGACGGGGGATTTGGATGCCTTATTGCAGTCATCCCTGATTACCTTCACAGTAGGTTCTTTAATGTTTTTTTCTTTTTCAAGGCAGGACCAGAATATAAGGAAACGGGAAGGATATCTTATCGTTTCGGTCAGTTGGTTGTTGATGTGCATTTTTGGGATGCTACCTTATTTGCTAAGTGATATGTCCTTTGGAATCAGCGATGCGGTTTTTGAAACCATTTCAGGTCTAACAACTACAGGCGCCACTGTAATCAATGACATTGAGGCAAGCCCGAAGGGGATACTTTTTTGGAGGTCTATGACCCAATGGATCGGTGGGTTAGGAATTATTGTATTAACAGTTGCCATATTCCCACTTTTGGGAATTGGAGGTATTGAGCTTTTTGTAGCGGAATCACCAGGCCCCACCTCCGATAAACTGCATCCAAGGATTCAGGAAACAGCCAAACGCCTCTGGTATGTTTATTTGGGCTTGACCATTCTTGCAGGTATCTTATATTATGTAGGGGGTATGACTTTTTATGATGCAGTCAATCACGCATTGACGACTTTAGCAACAGGTGGATTTTCTACCAAAAACGCAAGTCTTGCCTATTACACATCACCTTTTATCCAATATACTGCTATTATTTTTATGATTTTGGCGGGTACAAACTTCACAGTAATTTATTTTGGGCTTACAGGTAAATTCAGTCGGGCTTGGAGATCCGATGAATTCAGGACATATATCAGCGTGCTTCTGATTTTGTCTTTATGTCTTTCGGGACCGGTATTTTATTACTCTGGACAGGATATTGAAAAATCTTTCAGGGACACTTTGTTCCAAGTGGTTTCTTTGGTTACGACCACCGGTTTCGTAACGGCAGACTATACTTCCTACCATTCGGGGCTGACCATGGTGTTTTTTATGTTGTTGTTTTTTGGTGCATCTGCGGGTTCAACCAGCGGTGGCATCAAGTTTATCAGGCACCTGACTTTCTTCAAAAACTCCTGGCTGGAATTCAAAAGGATAGTACATCCCAGGGCTGTTGTCCCCTTAAAAATAAATGGGGAAAGGGTAACCGGAAAAATCA
This Cecembia calidifontis DNA region includes the following protein-coding sequences:
- a CDS encoding TrkH family potassium uptake protein produces the protein MIHFKAIGKVMGALLMLFALMMLPGAGFAYYFGTGDLDALLQSSLITFTVGSLMFFSFSRQDQNIRKREGYLIVSVSWLLMCIFGMLPYLLSDMSFGISDAVFETISGLTTTGATVINDIEASPKGILFWRSMTQWIGGLGIIVLTVAIFPLLGIGGIELFVAESPGPTSDKLHPRIQETAKRLWYVYLGLTILAGILYYVGGMTFYDAVNHALTTLATGGFSTKNASLAYYTSPFIQYTAIIFMILAGTNFTVIYFGLTGKFSRAWRSDEFRTYISVLLILSLCLSGPVFYYSGQDIEKSFRDTLFQVVSLVTTTGFVTADYTSYHSGLTMVFFMLLFFGASAGSTSGGIKFIRHLTFFKNSWLEFKRIVHPRAVVPLKINGERVTGKIITHIMNFLLIYLMIFTIGSIIVSLMGYDLLTSFGAVATSLGNVGPAIGKVGPMDNFAFFDPATKIFLSFIMLLGRLELFTILVLFTPYFWRAN
- the trkA gene encoding Trk system potassium transporter TrkA gives rise to the protein MNIVIAGAGDMGYHLAEQLSYENQDITLVDLDKDVLDNVSSHLDVLTILGDATSLEILKNANVRDADMFMAVTTSEKTNIVAAVLAKQLGAKRVIARVRNHDYLKPENEGYFKNLGIDNIISPSMLCSAEIYRMIKNSTFTDVFEFEGGKLNVVGITLDQYCSLVNKKISDMKGDPLFEDIKIIAIVRDQITIIPRGNTVIRNNDHVFFISNKKAVSSIVELLGQQKVMIKNIMIIGGDDMAYTTALKLENEYRVTLVHRDKERCKWLSERLNHTLVINGDYKNIELLIEEGLEKMEAFISLTESSETNIITSLSAKNHGVYKAIAHVDTREYIHISHSIGVDSLINKKLVAANQVTRFLRKGKVEAVSGIYGVDAEIIQYMITKNNRVTKNPLKDLYFPETAIVAGVIRGEEVYIPDGDFILALNDKVIVLALPAAKVSLEKFFH